One Klebsiella electrica genomic window, TGGATGGGATGATAGCCGCCGCCATCGCTTGCTGACCGACATTTATCCCGACTTTCCGACAAGTTCAGGTATACTGTCAGGCTGTTTATTATCAATCTTCACTCACCCAGGGGGAACTCTTGCAGGGTAAAGCACTCCAGGATTTTGTTATCGACAAAATTGATGACCTGAAAGGTCAGGACATCGTTGCCATTGACGTTCATGGCAAATCCAGCATTACAGATTGCATGATTATTTGCACCGGCACCTCCACGCGCCATGTCATGTCCATCGCCGACCACGTAGTACAAGAGTCTCGCGCCGCAGGCATGCTGCCGCTGGGCGTTGAAGGTGAAAACGCCGCCGACTGGATTGTTGTCGACCTTGGCGACGTCATGGTTCACGTTATGCAGGAAGAGAGCCGTCATCTGTACGAGCTGGAAAAACTCTGGAGTTAATGCGTGAAGCTGCAACTGGTGGCCGTTGGCACCAAGATGCCGGACTGGGTTCAGACCGGCTTTAGTGAATATTTGCGCCGTTTTCCAAAAGATATGCCGTTCGAGCTGCTGGAAATTCCCGCCGGTAAACGCGGTAAAAATGCCGACATCAAGCGCATCCTCGAAAAAGAAGGGGAAATGATGCTGGCGGCCGCAGGCAAAAATCGCATCGTGACCCTGGATATTCCGGGAAAACCGTGGGATACGCCGCAGCTGACGCGAGAACTGGAGCGCTGGAAACAGGATGGCCGCGACGTCAGCCTGCTTATCGGCGGTCCCGAGGGGCTCTCTCCGGCATGTAAAGCAGCAGCGGAACAGAGTTGGTCGCTCTCCACCCTCACGTTGCCTCACCCGCTGGTACGCGTACTGGTCGCTGAGAGCCTGTATCGTGCGTGGAGCATTACCACCAACCACCCTTACCACCGTGAATAATGATGACCAGGGTAGACTAAGCAGCGAATGAAATTACAGAATTCTTTCCGCGACTATACGGCTGAATCCTCGCTGTTCGTGCGCCGGGCGCTGGTCGCTTTTTTGGGGATTTTGCTGCTTACCGGCATACTGGTTGCCAATCTTTATAACGTGCAGATTGTTCGCTACACCGACTATCAAACGCGCTCCAACGAAAACCGTATTAAGCTGGTCCCTATTCCGCCCAGTCGCGGCATTATCTATGACCGCAACGGTACGCCGCTGGCGCTGAACCGCACCATCTACCAGCTGGAGATGATGCCGGAAAAAGTCGATAACGTGCAGCAAACGCTGGATGCGTTACGCGATGTCATCGATCTGAGCGATGATGACATCGCCAACTTCAAAAAAGAACGCTCGCGTTCCCATCGCTTTACTTCGATTCCCGTCAAGGTCAACCTCAGCGAAGTCCAGGTGGCCCGTTTTGCGGTTAACCAGTACCGCTTTCCCGGTGTCGAGGTAAAAGGCTATAAACGCCGCTACTACCCCTATAACTCCGCGCTGACCCACGTTATCGGCTACGTCTCAAAAATAAACGATAAAGACGTCGATCGCCTGGATAAAGAGGGCAAGCTGGCCAACTACGCCTCCACGCATGATATTGGCAAGCTGGGAATCGAGCGCTATTACGAAGACGTCCTGCACGGTCAGACCGGCTATGAAGAGGTCGAAGTCAATAACCGTGGCCGCGTTATTCGCCAGCTCAAAGAGGTGCCTCCGCAGGCCGGGCGCGATATCTATTTGACCCTCGATCTCAAGCTTCAGCAGTATATTGAGACTCTGCTCGCCGGTAGCCGCGCTGCCGTGGTCGTCACCGACCCGCGTACCGGCAGCATCCTCGCGCTGGTCTCCACGCCGAGCTACGATCCGAACCTGTTTGTGGAC contains:
- the rlmH gene encoding 23S rRNA (pseudouridine(1915)-N(3))-methyltransferase RlmH; this encodes MKLQLVAVGTKMPDWVQTGFSEYLRRFPKDMPFELLEIPAGKRGKNADIKRILEKEGEMMLAAAGKNRIVTLDIPGKPWDTPQLTRELERWKQDGRDVSLLIGGPEGLSPACKAAAEQSWSLSTLTLPHPLVRVLVAESLYRAWSITTNHPYHRE
- the rsfS gene encoding ribosome silencing factor produces the protein MQGKALQDFVIDKIDDLKGQDIVAIDVHGKSSITDCMIICTGTSTRHVMSIADHVVQESRAAGMLPLGVEGENAADWIVVDLGDVMVHVMQEESRHLYELEKLWS